One segment of Zhihengliuella halotolerans DNA contains the following:
- the def gene encoding peptide deformylase: MAVRPIVIYGEDVLHHRAQEVVEFDDELRALIQDMFDTQDEANGVGLAAPQIGVGLRLFTYEFANEDGVPARGVVVNPRLTLSKVSGAQPDPDEEVEGCLSAPGLSFPLKRAEYARVEGFNGDGEPISFEATGWFARVMQHEYDHLDGFLYVDRLNDKWSRRWKKAKKQLDWGVAGHSWLPGVDPDPFGH; the protein is encoded by the coding sequence ATGGCAGTCCGACCGATCGTGATCTACGGCGAGGACGTCCTGCACCACCGCGCCCAGGAGGTCGTCGAGTTCGACGACGAGCTGCGTGCGCTCATCCAGGACATGTTCGACACCCAGGACGAGGCGAACGGGGTCGGCCTCGCCGCCCCGCAGATCGGCGTCGGCCTGCGGCTCTTCACCTACGAGTTCGCCAACGAGGACGGCGTGCCGGCGCGCGGCGTCGTCGTGAACCCCCGCCTGACCCTCTCCAAGGTCTCCGGTGCCCAGCCCGACCCCGACGAGGAGGTCGAGGGCTGCCTGTCCGCCCCGGGGCTCTCCTTCCCGCTCAAGCGCGCGGAGTACGCGCGCGTGGAGGGCTTCAACGGCGACGGTGAGCCGATCTCCTTCGAGGCCACCGGCTGGTTCGCCCGCGTCATGCAGCACGAGTACGACCACCTCGACGGCTTCCTCTACGTCGATCGCCTCAACGACAAGTGGAGCCGTCGTTGGAAGAAGGCCAAGAAGCAGCTCGACTGGGGCGTCGCAGGCCATTCGTGGCTGCCCGGCGTCGACCCCGACCCCTTCGGACACTGA
- the orn gene encoding oligoribonuclease yields the protein MPISAENIVWIDCEMTGLDLGADALVEVAVLVTDPELNVLGDGVDVVIKPSDEALAQMNDFVRKMHTDSGLIEVLDDGVSMEEATGRVMEYIRKWVPEPNKAQLAGNTVGTDRNFLARDMPEVIEHLHYRIIDVSTIKELARRWYPKAFFQAPAKTGGHRALGDIRDSIQELRYYRQAVMVPAPGPDSKTAQKIARAVVAENDASDAAPPAV from the coding sequence GTGCCTATTTCTGCAGAAAACATTGTGTGGATCGACTGCGAAATGACGGGTCTCGACCTCGGAGCCGACGCGCTCGTCGAGGTCGCCGTGCTCGTGACCGATCCCGAATTGAACGTCCTCGGCGACGGGGTCGACGTCGTCATCAAGCCCTCGGACGAGGCTCTCGCCCAGATGAACGACTTCGTCCGCAAGATGCATACCGACTCCGGACTGATCGAGGTCCTCGACGACGGCGTCTCCATGGAGGAGGCGACGGGCCGGGTCATGGAATACATCCGCAAGTGGGTCCCGGAGCCGAACAAGGCCCAGCTGGCCGGAAACACCGTCGGCACGGACCGCAACTTCCTGGCGCGGGACATGCCGGAGGTCATCGAGCACTTGCACTACCGGATCATCGACGTCTCCACGATCAAAGAGCTCGCGCGCCGCTGGTACCCGAAGGCCTTTTTCCAGGCCCCTGCCAAGACCGGGGGCCACCGCGCTCTCGGCGACATCCGCGATTCGATTCAAGAGCTCCGCTACTACCGGCAGGCCGTCATGGTGCCCGCCCCCGGGCCCGACAGCAAGACCGCACAGAAGATCGCCCGGGCGGTCGTCGCCGAGAACGACGCATCAGACGCCGCCCCGCCGGCAGTGTGA
- the mptB gene encoding polyprenol phosphomannose-dependent alpha 1,6 mannosyltransferase MptB — translation MNVTEPGTADLTAAPKVNRTLVEGSIGAFLIVLGSLGIGWLASISPLHRVEFMILLRTETWGVIASTSAMTIGCWIMFRAWLRLGQKLRGWPEGSLVVVRRACWAWGLPLLACVPIFSRDVYAYIGQGRLVAAGHDPYQQGISTISNWFQLGTDTMWSESTTPYGPLFLNVEHVVMMIAGENPDLAVLLFRLVAFAGVVLCMVYTPKLAALHGVSGAKATWITVANPLFLVSFVASAHNDALMVGLAVAGTYYAATGRGIRGVLLITASIGIKPITMVLLPFIGLLWAGRGASWPRRFLYWVYTAGIGLGLMVVIGYANGYGLGWLTVMLTTGTGYSVYAPIGILINFLNGSLGTLGLDSSWVLPTLKLIGRLASVAIVLLLMFKGSHGHIVQRMVLAFTALVVLSPVIHPWYLLWLLPFFAASGIRDDWQIVWVYFTVAFFIAYGVADQLFVWQFMSDVKPFLQQLATLISWAFMIYLAVFDPKTRLIFVEFRKSLRLPRSLRFRKAG, via the coding sequence GTGAACGTGACCGAACCCGGTACTGCGGATCTGACCGCGGCGCCCAAGGTTAACCGCACGTTGGTCGAGGGAAGCATCGGGGCCTTCCTGATCGTCCTGGGCTCGCTCGGCATCGGCTGGCTCGCGAGCATTTCGCCGCTTCACCGCGTTGAGTTCATGATTCTCCTGCGCACCGAAACGTGGGGCGTCATCGCCTCGACGTCGGCGATGACGATCGGCTGCTGGATCATGTTCCGGGCCTGGCTGCGGCTCGGGCAGAAGCTTCGCGGCTGGCCCGAGGGCTCGCTGGTCGTCGTGCGCCGCGCGTGCTGGGCGTGGGGGCTGCCGCTGCTCGCGTGCGTGCCCATCTTCAGTCGCGACGTGTACGCGTATATCGGCCAGGGCAGGCTGGTAGCCGCCGGCCACGACCCGTACCAGCAGGGCATCTCGACGATATCGAACTGGTTCCAGCTCGGCACCGACACGATGTGGTCGGAGTCGACGACGCCGTACGGTCCGCTGTTCCTGAACGTTGAGCACGTCGTGATGATGATCGCGGGGGAGAACCCCGATCTCGCTGTCTTGCTGTTCCGCCTGGTGGCGTTCGCCGGTGTTGTGCTGTGCATGGTCTACACACCTAAGCTCGCGGCGCTGCACGGCGTCTCCGGGGCCAAGGCCACATGGATCACCGTCGCCAACCCGCTCTTCCTCGTCTCGTTCGTCGCGAGCGCCCACAATGACGCCCTCATGGTGGGCCTGGCCGTCGCCGGCACCTACTACGCGGCGACTGGCCGCGGCATTCGCGGCGTCCTGCTGATCACGGCCTCCATCGGAATCAAGCCGATCACGATGGTTCTGCTGCCGTTCATCGGTTTGCTGTGGGCCGGGCGTGGCGCGTCGTGGCCGCGCCGGTTCCTCTACTGGGTCTACACCGCCGGCATCGGACTGGGCCTGATGGTCGTCATCGGCTACGCCAACGGCTACGGCCTGGGCTGGCTGACCGTGATGCTCACGACCGGCACGGGCTACAGCGTCTACGCGCCGATCGGCATTCTCATCAACTTCCTGAACGGGTCGCTGGGCACGCTCGGCCTCGACAGCTCATGGGTGCTGCCGACGCTGAAGCTCATCGGCCGGCTGGCCTCCGTCGCCATCGTCCTGCTCCTGATGTTCAAAGGCAGCCACGGGCACATCGTACAGAGGATGGTGCTCGCGTTCACCGCCTTGGTTGTCCTGTCGCCGGTCATCCACCCCTGGTACCTGCTGTGGCTGCTGCCCTTCTTCGCCGCCTCCGGGATCCGCGACGACTGGCAGATCGTGTGGGTCTACTTCACCGTTGCGTTCTTCATCGCGTACGGCGTCGCCGACCAGCTCTTCGTCTGGCAGTTCATGAGCGATGTCAAACCGTTCCTGCAGCAGCTCGCGACCCTCATTTCGTGGGCGTTCATGATCTACCTCGCGGTGTTCGATCCGAAAACGAGACTGATCTTCGTCGAGTTCCGCAAGTCGTTGCGTCTGCCCCGCTCTCTTCGCTTCCGAAAGGCGGGCTAG
- the mptB gene encoding polyprenol phosphomannose-dependent alpha 1,6 mannosyltransferase MptB has product MPRPPAATEPSQPFQPPQLPFPQLTGGLEALRRRLSRLPILRHLTGGPEADVHVVLAQGLLASIMILVGSWGVGWLATSQESIFARATTLNMLRAETWVVLTCSLLLALGSMLLCRAWLRLGQRVMAGQAGMVAVRRAVLSWSAPMLASFPIYSRDVYSYLAQGRLMQQGMSPYENWVSQLPGWYAEGADSLWAESPSPYGPLFLLFARGTYFITGGVPEFGVLFFRVLAVAGVLACLYALPRLARVHGTDPGWAAWVCIANPFFLVTMVAGVHNDAVMVGGLLLGFLCVARGQRVLGVVWVSVAIAVKPIVVLALPFVGLAMLRARNDRESAAVTLRQKMGVWILTGSVAFVTLTLVGAVSGLWFGWITAMATAGSAAFPYAPIGLLGLLIGWIASLFGADTMTVASGVFAFFRYLAVALAFWWAFRRPAHQALFSCGLALTAAVVLAPVIQPWYLLWLAPLFAAYHQYGGHIARIWYAVSMVLVLLVVIEQVSVAQWIDQLFVQLVAALGGVVYLAYIMLVDPKTARLFTPLSKAIVRRRAGGRKA; this is encoded by the coding sequence GTGCCCCGTCCGCCCGCCGCGACGGAACCTTCGCAGCCGTTCCAGCCGCCGCAGCTGCCGTTTCCGCAGCTGACCGGCGGACTCGAAGCCCTGCGACGGCGGCTCTCCCGTCTGCCGATCCTGCGCCACCTCACCGGCGGCCCCGAGGCTGACGTGCACGTGGTCCTGGCCCAGGGCCTTCTGGCGAGCATCATGATCCTCGTCGGGTCGTGGGGAGTCGGATGGCTCGCGACGAGCCAGGAGTCGATCTTCGCCCGGGCGACCACACTCAACATGCTGCGGGCGGAGACGTGGGTCGTTCTCACGTGCTCGCTGCTGCTGGCCCTCGGATCGATGTTGCTCTGCCGCGCCTGGCTGCGTCTGGGGCAGAGGGTCATGGCCGGGCAGGCGGGCATGGTCGCCGTGCGCCGCGCGGTGCTCTCGTGGTCCGCGCCGATGCTGGCGAGTTTTCCGATCTACAGCCGGGACGTCTACTCGTACCTCGCCCAGGGCCGGCTCATGCAGCAGGGGATGAGCCCCTACGAGAACTGGGTCTCGCAGCTTCCCGGCTGGTACGCCGAGGGTGCGGACAGCCTATGGGCTGAGTCCCCGTCGCCGTACGGCCCGTTGTTCCTGCTTTTCGCCCGCGGGACCTACTTCATCACCGGGGGCGTGCCTGAATTCGGGGTGCTTTTCTTCCGGGTCCTGGCGGTCGCCGGGGTCCTCGCGTGCCTCTACGCTCTGCCCCGGCTCGCCCGTGTGCACGGCACCGACCCCGGGTGGGCCGCATGGGTGTGCATCGCGAACCCGTTCTTCCTGGTCACGATGGTCGCCGGCGTCCACAACGACGCCGTCATGGTCGGCGGGCTCCTGCTCGGTTTCCTCTGCGTCGCCCGCGGCCAGCGCGTGCTCGGCGTTGTCTGGGTCTCGGTTGCGATCGCGGTCAAGCCCATCGTCGTCCTGGCCCTGCCCTTCGTCGGGTTGGCCATGCTCCGTGCAAGGAATGACCGTGAGTCGGCCGCGGTCACTCTGCGCCAGAAGATGGGAGTCTGGATCCTCACGGGCTCCGTCGCCTTCGTGACGCTCACTCTGGTCGGCGCCGTTTCCGGGCTCTGGTTCGGATGGATCACCGCCATGGCGACCGCCGGTTCGGCCGCTTTCCCCTACGCGCCGATCGGCCTACTCGGGCTGCTGATCGGCTGGATCGCCTCGCTGTTCGGTGCCGACACCATGACTGTCGCCAGCGGGGTCTTCGCCTTCTTCAGGTACCTCGCCGTGGCACTCGCGTTCTGGTGGGCATTCCGTCGGCCCGCCCACCAGGCCTTGTTCTCGTGCGGGCTCGCGCTGACGGCCGCCGTCGTCCTCGCCCCCGTGATCCAGCCGTGGTACCTGCTCTGGCTCGCGCCGCTCTTCGCGGCGTACCACCAGTACGGGGGACACATCGCCCGGATCTGGTACGCGGTGAGCATGGTGCTGGTCCTGCTCGTCGTCATCGAACAGGTGAGTGTCGCCCAGTGGATCGACCAGCTGTTCGTGCAGCTCGTCGCCGCGCTCGGCGGCGTCGTTTACCTGGCCTACATCATGTTGGTCGATCCGAAGACGGCGCGGCTCTTCACGCCCCTGAGCAAGGCCATCGTGCGGCGCCGGGCGGGCGGACGAAAGGCCTGA
- a CDS encoding MFS transporter, translating to MLAVFALCGFATASWVSRIPAVRDNLDLTTADVGLLLFGGAAGAIFGLTLAPWFQRLLGARRGILYGLLGMAVATVLLGLAAESNSTFALATAALVGQSFAFSITDVIMNVEGAQLERSIRKTLMPMLHAFFSLGTIAGALVGAGAAATGVSVSVHLAAVGALVALASFYSVRFIPRLPTVEEVPRPKQTGPERLAQQLRLLRDPRLAFIGLLVVGMTLTEGAANDWIALGAVDGHGLPQEVGALVFGAFVTAMTIGRMLGGPLIDRFGRAKSLIGLALLGLSGLLLFILAENTWLVVLGALLWGLGGSLGFPIGVTLAADHPTHAAERVSTVAICGYFAFLVGPPALGILGEHWGVLNALYIVAGLLMLSLLAIPRAARPARERHADS from the coding sequence GTGCTGGCTGTCTTCGCGCTCTGCGGCTTCGCCACCGCATCCTGGGTCTCGCGCATCCCGGCTGTGCGCGACAATCTTGATCTGACCACAGCCGACGTCGGCCTGCTTCTTTTTGGCGGAGCCGCCGGCGCGATTTTCGGCCTGACGCTGGCCCCGTGGTTCCAACGGCTTCTGGGAGCTCGGCGCGGCATCCTCTACGGCCTCCTGGGGATGGCCGTCGCCACCGTGCTCCTCGGCTTGGCTGCCGAGAGCAACAGCACGTTCGCCCTCGCCACGGCAGCCCTCGTCGGCCAGAGCTTCGCCTTCAGCATCACCGACGTGATCATGAACGTCGAAGGTGCGCAGCTCGAACGCAGCATCCGCAAGACGCTGATGCCAATGCTGCACGCCTTCTTCAGCCTCGGGACGATCGCCGGCGCCCTCGTGGGCGCCGGAGCGGCCGCCACCGGAGTCTCCGTCTCGGTTCATCTGGCCGCCGTCGGCGCCCTTGTCGCGCTCGCGTCGTTCTACTCCGTGCGCTTCATTCCGCGCCTGCCCACGGTCGAGGAGGTGCCACGCCCCAAGCAGACCGGCCCGGAGCGCCTGGCCCAGCAGCTCCGCCTGCTGCGCGATCCCAGGCTGGCGTTCATCGGACTCCTGGTCGTCGGCATGACCCTCACGGAGGGCGCGGCGAACGACTGGATCGCGCTGGGCGCGGTCGACGGCCACGGCCTGCCGCAGGAGGTCGGAGCGCTTGTCTTCGGCGCCTTCGTCACAGCGATGACCATCGGACGCATGCTCGGAGGACCGCTGATCGACCGGTTCGGTCGCGCCAAGAGCCTGATCGGGCTCGCCCTCCTCGGACTCTCCGGCCTGCTGCTCTTCATCCTGGCCGAAAACACCTGGCTAGTCGTCCTTGGCGCCTTGCTGTGGGGCCTGGGCGGATCCCTCGGCTTCCCGATCGGCGTCACCCTGGCCGCCGACCATCCCACTCACGCCGCAGAGCGCGTGAGCACCGTGGCCATCTGCGGATACTTCGCGTTCCTGGTCGGCCCCCCGGCGTTGGGAATCCTCGGCGAGCATTGGGGCGTCCTCAACGCGTTGTACATCGTCGCAGGCCTCCTGATGCTCTCCCTGCTGGCGATTCCGCGGGCGGCGCGCCCGGCCCGAGAGCGCCACGCCGACTCCTAG
- a CDS encoding single-stranded DNA-binding protein — translation MTDFVTIKGNLGAAPKYSAKNGVPITRFNVGSTERRFNRSTREWEDGHTNWHRIVVFRDQAKNAAVSLAKGSAVVIHGRIRNRRINQGTEAEPKWLYLSEIEADHVGVDLNWGFVNYFHGVAAEPPQSESGLRSESAVIPAGQDSREPAEEEDDGDAAGPIPPQRETDASPGWGSSFGSLTDTDGGNGAVDDSDPGTDETGEQSNGVQQAA, via the coding sequence ATGACGGATTTCGTGACGATCAAGGGCAACCTGGGTGCCGCCCCGAAGTATTCGGCGAAGAACGGCGTTCCCATCACGCGTTTCAACGTGGGCTCGACCGAGCGCCGGTTCAACCGGTCGACGCGGGAGTGGGAAGACGGGCACACCAACTGGCATCGGATCGTGGTCTTCCGCGACCAGGCCAAGAATGCGGCGGTTTCGCTGGCCAAGGGCTCCGCCGTGGTGATCCACGGCCGCATCCGCAACCGGCGTATCAACCAGGGAACCGAGGCCGAACCAAAATGGCTCTACCTCTCGGAAATCGAAGCTGATCATGTCGGCGTCGACCTGAATTGGGGTTTCGTGAATTATTTTCACGGCGTCGCCGCCGAACCGCCCCAGAGCGAAAGCGGGCTTCGGAGCGAATCCGCCGTGATTCCCGCAGGACAGGACTCGCGGGAGCCGGCCGAGGAGGAGGACGACGGTGATGCTGCCGGTCCGATCCCGCCGCAGCGCGAGACGGATGCAAGCCCCGGATGGGGGAGCAGCTTCGGGTCGCTGACGGACACTGACGGTGGCAACGGTGCAGTCGACGACTCCGACCCCGGGACCGATGAGACGGGGGAGCAGTCGAACGGTGTTCAGCAGGCAGCTTGA
- the ettA gene encoding energy-dependent translational throttle protein EttA, whose translation MAEFIYTMSKARKAVGDKVILDDVSMSFFPGAKIGVVGPNGAGKSTILKIMAGIDTPSNGEARLSPGYSVGILLQEPPLNEEKTVLGNVQEGVGEIYGKITRYNAIAEEMAQPDADFDALMEEMGKLQEEIDAADAWDIDNQLEQAMDALRCPPGDAEVTHLSGGERRRVALCKLLLQKPDLLLLDEPTNHLDAESVLWLEQHLAAYPGAVLAVTHDRYFLDHVAEWICEVDRGRLHPYEGNYSTYLEKKRERLAVQGKKDAKQAKRLSEELDWVRSNAKGRQTKSKARLARYEEMAAEAERTRKLDFEEIQIPPGPRLGNIVIEAKDIKKGFGDRVLIDDLSFTLPRNGIVGVIGPNGVGKSTLFKTIVGMEDLDDGDLKVGDTVKISYVDQNRTGIDPDKSLWEVVSDGLDYIKVGNVEMPSRAYVSAFGFKGPDQQKRAGILSGGERNRLNLALTLKQGGNLLLLDEPTNDLDVETLGSLENALLEFPGCAVVVSHDRWFLDRVATHILSYEGTEEDPANWYWFEGNFESYEENKIERLGPEAAKPHRVTHRRLTRG comes from the coding sequence ATGGCGGAATTCATTTACACCATGTCCAAGGCCCGCAAGGCCGTTGGCGATAAGGTCATTCTCGACGACGTGAGCATGTCGTTCTTCCCCGGCGCCAAGATTGGTGTGGTCGGCCCGAACGGTGCGGGTAAGTCGACCATCCTGAAGATCATGGCCGGAATCGACACCCCCTCGAACGGCGAGGCGCGCCTCTCTCCGGGCTACTCGGTGGGCATCCTGCTGCAGGAGCCACCCCTCAACGAGGAGAAGACGGTCCTCGGCAACGTCCAGGAGGGCGTAGGCGAGATCTACGGCAAGATCACGCGTTACAACGCGATCGCCGAAGAGATGGCCCAGCCCGATGCCGATTTCGACGCCCTCATGGAAGAGATGGGCAAGCTGCAGGAGGAGATCGACGCAGCGGACGCCTGGGATATCGACAACCAGCTCGAGCAGGCCATGGATGCTCTGCGCTGCCCGCCGGGCGACGCGGAGGTCACCCACCTCTCCGGTGGTGAGCGCCGCCGCGTGGCGTTGTGCAAGCTCCTGCTGCAGAAGCCGGATCTGCTGCTCCTCGATGAGCCGACCAACCACCTCGACGCGGAGTCCGTGCTGTGGCTCGAGCAGCACTTGGCCGCCTACCCGGGCGCCGTCCTGGCCGTCACCCACGACCGGTACTTCCTGGACCACGTCGCCGAGTGGATCTGTGAGGTCGACCGCGGCCGACTGCACCCCTACGAGGGCAACTACTCCACGTATCTGGAGAAGAAGCGTGAACGACTGGCCGTCCAGGGCAAGAAGGACGCGAAGCAGGCCAAGCGACTGAGCGAGGAACTCGACTGGGTTCGTTCCAACGCAAAGGGCCGGCAGACCAAGTCCAAGGCCCGCCTCGCCCGCTATGAGGAGATGGCAGCCGAGGCTGAGCGCACCCGCAAGCTCGATTTCGAAGAGATCCAGATTCCGCCGGGCCCGCGCCTTGGCAACATCGTGATCGAGGCCAAGGACATCAAGAAGGGCTTCGGTGACCGGGTCCTGATCGACGACCTGTCTTTCACCCTGCCCCGCAACGGCATCGTCGGCGTGATCGGCCCGAACGGTGTCGGCAAGTCGACCCTGTTCAAGACGATCGTCGGCATGGAGGACCTCGACGACGGCGACCTCAAGGTCGGCGACACCGTCAAGATCTCCTACGTCGACCAGAACCGAACCGGGATCGACCCCGACAAGTCGCTGTGGGAGGTCGTCTCCGACGGGCTCGACTACATCAAGGTCGGCAACGTTGAGATGCCTTCGCGCGCTTACGTCTCCGCTTTCGGGTTCAAGGGTCCGGACCAGCAGAAGCGTGCCGGGATCCTCTCCGGTGGTGAGCGCAACCGGCTCAACCTGGCGTTGACCCTCAAACAGGGCGGCAACCTGCTGCTCCTCGACGAGCCGACCAACGACCTCGACGTCGAGACCCTCGGCTCCCTAGAGAACGCACTCCTCGAGTTCCCGGGCTGCGCCGTCGTGGTCTCCCACGATCGCTGGTTCCTGGACCGGGTCGCCACGCACATCCTCTCCTACGAGGGGACCGAGGAGGACCCAGCGAACTGGTACTGGTTCGAGGGGAACTTCGAGTCCTACGAGGAGAACAAGATCGAACGCCTGGGTCCGGAGGCGGCCAAGCCGCACCGCGTCACCCACCGCCGCCTGACCCGCGGCTAA
- a CDS encoding acyl-CoA thioesterase, giving the protein MRIGDSEGLLQLLDLANDGARTDEHVFLGTSPEQPHQRVFGGQVLAQSVVAAAKTVDSERLVHSLHAYFLRAGDATKPITFGVQELRDGRSFSARRVHAYQDGRPILSMIASFQVEADGLEHFAPMPEGLPDPESLPTTADLLGKVDHPAAQDWAFNRPFDVRHIEEPIYVGAPAPGARTATNAVWLKTFGPMPDDESLQRAALAYASDYTLLESVLRRHGVSWVTPGMNVASLDHAMWWHRRVRVDEWLLYVQESTSASGARGMGQGRFYNRDGLLVATVAQEGMVRLPRIP; this is encoded by the coding sequence GTGCGTATCGGAGATTCCGAGGGACTGCTGCAGTTGCTGGACCTCGCCAACGACGGAGCACGCACCGACGAACACGTCTTCCTCGGCACGTCCCCGGAGCAACCCCACCAGCGGGTCTTCGGCGGGCAGGTGCTCGCGCAGTCCGTGGTAGCCGCTGCGAAGACCGTCGATAGCGAGCGGCTCGTGCATTCCCTGCACGCCTATTTTCTGCGGGCCGGCGACGCCACCAAGCCGATCACGTTCGGTGTCCAGGAACTGCGCGATGGCCGGTCGTTCTCGGCCCGGCGCGTGCACGCCTACCAGGACGGGCGCCCGATCCTCTCGATGATCGCCTCCTTCCAAGTCGAGGCCGACGGCCTCGAGCACTTCGCACCGATGCCGGAGGGCCTGCCGGACCCGGAGTCGCTGCCGACCACGGCTGATCTTCTGGGAAAGGTCGACCATCCGGCCGCGCAGGACTGGGCGTTCAATCGCCCGTTCGACGTCCGCCACATCGAGGAGCCCATTTACGTCGGTGCCCCTGCGCCAGGCGCCCGGACGGCCACGAACGCCGTGTGGCTGAAGACCTTCGGGCCGATGCCCGACGACGAATCGTTGCAGCGGGCCGCGCTGGCCTACGCGAGTGACTACACTCTGCTCGAATCCGTCCTGCGCCGGCACGGGGTCTCCTGGGTCACACCGGGGATGAACGTTGCGAGCCTCGACCACGCCATGTGGTGGCACCGCCGGGTCCGCGTGGACGAGTGGCTGCTCTACGTTCAGGAGAGCACGAGTGCTTCGGGCGCCCGCGGCATGGGCCAGGGGCGGTTCTACAACAGGGACGGGTTGCTCGTCGCCACGGTCGCGCAGGAGGGCATGGTCCGCCTGCCCCGGATCCCGTAG
- a CDS encoding globin yields the protein MSSTPNSPSPAPDPSEYEGTFYAQVGGKDTFRRLAEKFYEGVAADDQFRAMYPEKDLGPAAERLQMFLEQYWGGPTTYSEQRGHPRLRMRHMPYTINSKARDTWLKHMEAAVDSLDLPPLQREVLWDYLERAAHSLVNTPDEPHSQGLRLA from the coding sequence ATGAGCTCTACCCCGAACTCCCCCTCCCCTGCACCCGACCCCTCGGAATACGAGGGCACCTTCTACGCCCAGGTCGGCGGCAAGGACACCTTCCGCCGGCTCGCGGAGAAATTCTACGAGGGCGTTGCCGCCGACGATCAGTTCCGGGCGATGTACCCCGAAAAGGACCTGGGCCCGGCCGCCGAACGCCTCCAGATGTTCCTGGAGCAGTATTGGGGCGGGCCGACCACGTACTCGGAGCAGCGCGGCCACCCGCGCCTGCGCATGCGCCACATGCCCTACACGATCAATTCCAAGGCCCGTGACACCTGGCTCAAGCACATGGAGGCGGCCGTCGATTCCCTCGATCTCCCGCCCCTGCAGCGCGAGGTGCTCTGGGACTATCTCGAGCGCGCCGCGCACTCGCTGGTCAACACCCCGGACGAGCCGCACTCCCAGGGTCTGCGCCTGGCGTAG
- a CDS encoding OsmC family protein — translation MNLSEHGYRVDLEWTGARGAGTTGYRAYGRDHTVRADGLPDLPGTADPTFHGDRDRWNPEQLLLAALAQCHMLSYLHIAVKHDVVVTGYTDQAEGTLRLNRDGSGEFTSALLRPRIELADESQRELADSLHRQANAVCFIARSVNFDVRHAPVRP, via the coding sequence ATGAACCTCAGCGAACACGGCTACCGGGTCGATCTGGAATGGACGGGCGCCCGCGGCGCCGGGACCACGGGCTACCGCGCCTACGGCCGGGACCACACCGTGCGGGCGGACGGCCTGCCGGACCTGCCCGGCACGGCCGACCCGACCTTTCACGGCGACCGCGACCGGTGGAATCCGGAGCAGCTGCTCCTGGCTGCGCTCGCCCAGTGCCACATGCTCTCCTACCTGCACATCGCGGTGAAGCACGACGTCGTCGTCACCGGCTACACCGACCAGGCGGAGGGCACCCTGCGCCTGAACCGGGACGGCAGCGGCGAGTTCACCTCAGCGCTGCTGCGGCCGCGCATCGAACTCGCCGACGAGTCCCAACGCGAGCTGGCGGACTCACTGCACCGCCAGGCCAACGCGGTGTGCTTCATTGCCCGCAGCGTGAACTTCGACGTCCGGCACGCACCCGTGCGGCCGTAG